The genomic stretch TATTTTATAATCATAATTACATCTCCTACATTTACGGCATCTCCTTCGTCAATTAATATCTTCTCAACAGTTCCTTCAACAGGGCTTTCTATTGGATGTTCCATCTTCATAGCCTCTAATACTACAATAACATCTCCTTTTTTAACTCTATCTCCTTCTTTAACTTTAATTTTTGTTACAATTCCTCTAAATGGAGATGTTACTGCTCCTTCAATTTCAGCAGTAATAATTTCTTTCTTTCTTTTCAATTCAGTTCCTATCTTTGGCTCAATTTTAACTTCAAACTTTTCTCCATCAACTTCTACAATATACTCTGTTGGAATTTCTAAAATCTTTCCTATATCTTTCTCTTTTGGTATTGGTTCAGGTTTTAACTCTCCTCTTAAGAATTTAACTGCTATTTGTGGATATAGTGCGTATGTTAAAATATCTTCTTCTTTTTTCACAATGCCTTTTTCTTCTGCTTCTTTCTTTACCTTCTCCCATTCTGGCTCTAACAAGTCTGCAGGTCTGCAAGTAATTGGTCTCTCACCTTCATCTAAAACTCTCTTTAATAATTCTGGATTTATTGGTGCTGGTGGCTTTCCATAATATCCTTTTACATAATTAACAACTTCATTAGTGATAATTTTATATCTTTCCTCAGTTAAGACATTCAAAACTGCCTGAGTTCCAACAATTTGAGATGTAGGAGTAACCAATGGTGGATAACCTAAATCTTTTCTAACTCTTGGTATTTCTTTTAAGACATCTTCAAGTTTATCTAAGGCACCTTGCTCTTTAAGTTGTGAAATTAAGTTTGACAACATTCCCCCTGGAACTTGGTATATTAATACTCTTGCATCTACAATTTGGGATATTGGGGATATTAACATTTTGTATTTTTCTCTAACCTTCATAAAGTAATCTCTAATTTCATTTAATAATTTTAAGTCCAATCCTGTATCGTATTTAGTTCCTTTTAACGCCGCCACGATACTCTCTGTTGGAGGTTGAGAAGTTCCCATAGCAAATGGAGATATTGCACAATCTACAATATCTGCCCCTGCCTCAATAACCTTTATGTATGTCATTGGAGCCAATCCACTTGTACAGTGACTATGAACCCCAACAGGTACTGAAACTTCTTCTTTAAGTCTTTTAACTAACTCATAACCTTCATAAGGTGTTAATAATCCTGCCATATCTTTAATGTATATTGTATCACATCCCAATTCTTCCAACTTTTTTGCTAATTCTACATACTGATCAATTGTATGGACTGGACTTATTGTGTAACATATCGCCCCTTGAACCTCTGCCCCTACTCTTTTAGCAGTCTTTATAGCAGT from Methanocaldococcus lauensis encodes the following:
- the oadA gene encoding sodium-extruding oxaloacetate decarboxylase subunit alpha, which encodes MVKITDTTFRDAQQSLIATRMRTEDMLPIAEKMDEVGFYSMEVWGGATFDVCIRYLNEDPWERLRELKKRIQNTPLQMLLRGQNLVGYRHYPDDIVEKFVIKAYENGIDIFRIFDALNDVRNMITAIKTAKRVGAEVQGAICYTISPVHTIDQYVELAKKLEELGCDTIYIKDMAGLLTPYEGYELVKRLKEEVSVPVGVHSHCTSGLAPMTYIKVIEAGADIVDCAISPFAMGTSQPPTESIVAALKGTKYDTGLDLKLLNEIRDYFMKVREKYKMLISPISQIVDARVLIYQVPGGMLSNLISQLKEQGALDKLEDVLKEIPRVRKDLGYPPLVTPTSQIVGTQAVLNVLTEERYKIITNEVVNYVKGYYGKPPAPINPELLKRVLDEGERPITCRPADLLEPEWEKVKKEAEEKGIVKKEEDILTYALYPQIAVKFLRGELKPEPIPKEKDIGKILEIPTEYIVEVDGEKFEVKIEPKIGTELKRKKEIITAEIEGAVTSPFRGIVTKIKVKEGDRVKKGDVIVVLEAMKMEHPIESPVEGTVEKILIDEGDAVNVGDVIMIIK